A stretch of the Chlamydia pecorum E58 genome encodes the following:
- the rsfS gene encoding ribosome silencing factor: MELFYINLLKTIAKIIDQKKGNNPVVLDVSNLSAFTNYFVFAEGNVCVHVKALADEIIVELKKQNVIPLCVEGLNHSDWVVIDYGFIVIHLFVSSIRAQYRLEELWKDGSIITSKLLAS; this comes from the coding sequence ATGGAGTTATTTTATATTAATTTATTGAAGACTATAGCTAAGATTATTGATCAGAAAAAGGGCAATAATCCTGTAGTTTTAGATGTGAGCAATCTTTCTGCATTTACAAACTATTTTGTATTTGCCGAAGGAAACGTTTGCGTACATGTTAAAGCTTTAGCAGATGAAATCATTGTTGAATTAAAAAAACAAAATGTAATTCCTCTGTGTGTAGAGGGCCTAAATCATAGTGATTGGGTAGTTATAGATTATGGATTCATTGTTATTCATTTGTTTGTATCCTCGATTCGAGCGCAATATCGTTTGGAAGAGTTGTGGAAAGATGGTTCCATTATTACCTCAAAACTTCTAGCCTCTTAA
- a CDS encoding haloacid dehalogenase-like hydrolase — protein MTRCCIYAFDLDGTLLQGNSSWKFYRYALLHRLFPYKSVPKCVARFLGFKFFFLDLPSLYTQIVNHLFVNVSQDSLYSCARDFVDSLTTKDFYAPAIEGLEEAFNAPNSQVILFSSSPDFIVGPIAERLGIQLWYASSYQKESAERLIQNKCLTGEKKARILSYLKKICQARSHTFSDHILDLPFLLLGEEKTVIRPRGQLKKMAKKCYWNII, from the coding sequence ATGACGCGGTGTTGTATCTATGCTTTCGACTTAGATGGGACCCTTCTTCAAGGAAATAGTAGTTGGAAGTTCTATCGTTATGCTCTACTTCACCGACTCTTTCCTTATAAGAGTGTTCCTAAGTGTGTCGCAAGATTTTTAGGTTTTAAATTTTTTTTTTTAGATTTACCCTCTCTCTATACTCAAATTGTAAATCATCTGTTTGTCAATGTTTCTCAGGACAGTTTGTATAGTTGTGCTAGAGATTTTGTTGATAGTTTAACGACCAAAGATTTTTACGCTCCAGCTATAGAAGGTCTTGAAGAAGCCTTTAATGCCCCTAATAGCCAGGTGATTTTATTTTCTTCTTCTCCAGATTTTATTGTTGGCCCCATAGCAGAACGTTTGGGGATTCAGCTGTGGTATGCTTCATCTTACCAAAAAGAATCTGCAGAGCGATTAATCCAGAATAAATGTTTAACGGGAGAGAAAAAGGCTAGGATCTTGAGCTATCTGAAAAAGATTTGCCAAGCCAGAAGTCATACATTTTCTGATCATATTCTTGATTTGCCGTTTCTTCTCTTGGGAGAGGAGAAAACAGTGATTCGTCCTAGAGGGCAGTTAAAGAAAATGGCAAAAAAGTGTTACTGGAATATCATTTAG